From one Amaranthus tricolor cultivar Red isolate AtriRed21 chromosome 17, ASM2621246v1, whole genome shotgun sequence genomic stretch:
- the LOC130804119 gene encoding uncharacterized protein LOC130804119: MSPKQAKISIFLALFYLYLTSLSSALSNCPGFNSIPDILRRYELPTGIFPDNVKSFSCVSNSDLSYKLTIQLYGVCQVTRSMFGVKNIVVCEPEISATISYQQLTNVKGVTVTLFVNGGQVGELMTIKDVRAVGQGFVRFLQFDSDKGPSPWFPYLDIAQEPPKCDIRSIPLLLGA, from the coding sequence ATGTCTCCAAAACAAGCCAAAATCTCCATCTTTCTTGCTCTTTTCTACCTTTATCTAACATCATTATCCTCTGCCCTTTCAAACTGCCCTGGATTTAATTCAATCCCGGATATATTACGTCGTTACGAATTACCCACGGGAATTTTCCCCGACAATGTGAAAAGCTTCAGTTGCGTAAGCAACAGCGATTTGTCGTACAAGCTTACGATTCAATTATACGGTGTTTGTCAAGTGACTCGTTCAATGTTTGGCGTCAAAAATATAGTCGTGTGCGAGCCCGAGATATCGGCCACAATATCATACCAGCAGCTAACAAACGTGAAAGGTGTGACGGTTACACTGTTTGTTAATGGTGGTCAAGTTGGCGAGCTGATGACAATCAAAGATGTTCGAGCAGTGGGACAGGGATTCGTCAGGTTTCTTCAGTTTGATTCGGACAAGGGTCCAAGTCCGTGGTTCCCTTACCTTGATATTGCTCAGGAACCTCCTAAATGCGACATCCGGTCCATCCCTCTTCTTCTTGGTGCTTAA